A window of Metabacillus sp. B2-18 contains these coding sequences:
- the bshB1 gene encoding bacillithiol biosynthesis deacetylase BshB1 — translation MSNRLDILAIGAHPDDVEIGMGGTIAKYAKNGLKIAICDLTKAELSSNGTVAIRQEEAKKAGNILGLSERIQLSLPDRGLYMLDSSIKEIVTVIRKYKPKVVFAPYYDDRHPDHGHCSRLVEEAVFSAGIKNYQDLLGQSSHRVKNMYFYMINGFHNPDFVINISETIEQKIASLKAYSSQFEKVQGSTETPLTNGYIEAVESRERLYGKEVGVMYAEGFMTKKPILLSKDLIGDNE, via the coding sequence ATGAGTAATAGATTAGATATCCTTGCAATTGGTGCTCATCCTGATGATGTTGAAATAGGTATGGGAGGCACTATTGCCAAGTATGCCAAAAACGGTTTAAAAATTGCAATATGTGACTTGACAAAAGCAGAGTTATCTTCCAATGGAACTGTAGCTATTCGTCAAGAAGAAGCCAAAAAAGCTGGGAATATTTTAGGACTATCAGAGAGAATTCAGTTATCACTCCCTGATAGAGGTTTATATATGCTTGATTCATCAATTAAAGAGATCGTAACTGTTATTAGAAAATATAAGCCAAAGGTAGTCTTTGCCCCATATTATGATGATCGTCACCCGGATCATGGTCATTGCTCTCGGCTTGTTGAAGAGGCAGTTTTTTCAGCTGGAATTAAAAATTATCAAGATCTTTTAGGACAGTCGTCTCATCGCGTAAAGAATATGTATTTTTATATGATCAATGGATTTCATAATCCTGATTTTGTTATTAACATATCAGAAACAATTGAACAAAAAATAGCAAGCTTAAAAGCATATTCCAGTCAATTTGAAAAAGTTCAAGGTTCAACAGAAACACCCCTTACAAATGGCTATATAGAAGCTGTTGAAAGTAGAGAAAGATTATATGGAAAAGAGGTTGGTGTAATGTACGCAGAAGGATTTATGACGAAAAAACCAATCTTACTTTCAAAGGATTTAATAGGTGATAACGAATGA
- the mgsA gene encoding methylglyoxal synthase, which produces MKIALIAHDKKKTDLVQFVMAYQPIIKDHELFATGTTGLRIQEATGLSIHRFQSGPLGGDQEIGALIAKNEMDMVIFFRDPLTAQPHEPDITALIRLCDVYSIPLATNMGTAEILVRGLDRGDFQWRNVIHDKK; this is translated from the coding sequence ATGAAAATTGCGCTAATTGCTCACGATAAAAAGAAAACAGATCTTGTACAATTTGTTATGGCATATCAACCGATTATTAAAGACCATGAATTGTTTGCAACAGGTACTACAGGTCTCCGCATTCAGGAGGCTACAGGTTTATCTATTCACCGCTTTCAGTCAGGCCCGCTTGGAGGAGATCAGGAAATTGGTGCATTAATTGCAAAAAATGAAATGGACATGGTTATTTTCTTTCGAGATCCTTTAACTGCACAACCTCATGAACCGGACATTACAGCACTAATTCGTCTTTGTGATGTATATTCCATTCCACTAGCTACAAATATGGGGACAGCTGAAATATTAGTTCGAGGTTTAGATCGTGGGGATTTTCAATGGCGTAATGTTATTCATGATAAAAAGTAA
- the dapB gene encoding 4-hydroxy-tetrahydrodipicolinate reductase: MSEVKIVIAGARGRMGSEAVKLVEETEHFQLVGVIDHKYEGMRLNELEGFTADVPIYTDIDKCFFETNPDVLIDLTTPEIGKVHTKKALQNGVRPVVGTTGFSEKDLNELQQLTEEKGIGAIIAPNFAIGAILMMKFSQIAAKYFQDVEIIEQHHDQKLDAPSGTGIKTAEMISAVREEKQQGHPDEKEIIEGARGANLNGIRLHSVRLPGLIAHQEVLFGGDGQTLKIRHDSYNRASFMSGVKLAVENVMKIDLLVYGLENIIE; the protein is encoded by the coding sequence ATGTCAGAAGTAAAAATTGTTATTGCTGGTGCTCGTGGAAGAATGGGGAGCGAGGCTGTAAAGCTTGTTGAAGAAACTGAACATTTCCAGCTAGTAGGTGTAATAGACCATAAATATGAAGGTATGAGACTTAATGAGCTAGAAGGTTTCACTGCTGATGTACCAATCTATACAGACATTGATAAATGCTTTTTTGAGACAAACCCCGATGTACTCATTGATTTGACAACACCTGAGATTGGGAAAGTACATACAAAAAAAGCATTACAGAATGGTGTTAGACCAGTAGTAGGTACAACTGGTTTTTCTGAAAAGGATCTAAATGAACTGCAACAATTAACAGAAGAAAAAGGAATAGGTGCAATTATTGCTCCGAATTTTGCAATTGGTGCTATTTTAATGATGAAATTTTCACAGATTGCTGCGAAATATTTTCAAGATGTCGAGATTATTGAACAACATCATGATCAAAAATTAGACGCTCCATCTGGTACAGGAATCAAAACAGCAGAAATGATTTCAGCTGTACGTGAAGAAAAGCAACAAGGACATCCGGATGAAAAAGAAATTATTGAAGGAGCACGAGGAGCTAATTTAAATGGAATTCGTCTACATAGCGTTCGACTTCCAGGATTAATTGCCCATCAGGAGGTTCTATTTGGAGGAGATGGACAGACGTTAAAGATTCGTCATGACTCATATAATCGTGCTTCATTTATGTCTGGTGTGAAACTAGCAGTTGAAAACGTGATGAAAATCGATTTGCTAGTGTATGGACTTGAAAATATTATTGAGTAA
- a CDS encoding nucleotide pyrophosphohydrolase, whose protein sequence is MEHKTMKGLQKDVDDYIGQFKEGYFSPLAMMARITEEVGELAREINHTYGEKPKKTTEEEKKIEEEVGDVLFVLICLANSLNIDLEEAHEMVMNKFNTRDKDRWTRKEK, encoded by the coding sequence ATGGAACATAAAACAATGAAGGGCCTTCAAAAGGATGTTGATGATTACATCGGTCAATTTAAAGAAGGATATTTTTCACCATTAGCCATGATGGCTCGGATTACAGAAGAAGTAGGTGAACTTGCTAGGGAAATTAACCATACATATGGCGAAAAACCGAAAAAGACAACTGAGGAAGAGAAAAAGATTGAAGAAGAAGTCGGAGATGTTTTATTTGTTCTTATTTGTTTAGCAAATTCATTAAACATAGATTTGGAAGAAGCACATGAAATGGTGATGAATAAATTCAATACTAGAGATAAAGATCGATGGACGAGAAAAGAAAAATAA
- a CDS encoding YitT family protein codes for MFQDLRLKNIIFILIGSGIFGFGLVHFNIQNNLAEGGFTGITLLLYFLFNFDPSISNLILNIPLFFIGWRVLGKTSFIYTVIGTVSLSVFLWIFQRFQINMPLNDDLTLAALFAGVSLGIGLGTIFRYGGTTGGVDIIARLAHRYIGWSMGKTMFLFDLCVITISWIAYLSYKEAMYTLVAVFVGARVIDFMQEGAYAAKGATIISNYPDEISSRIMKEMDRGVTILKGQGSFSKQDRNVLYCVVGKNEIVRLKNVITSVDPHAFVAVSDVHDVLGEGFTLDENKKPISR; via the coding sequence ATGTTTCAAGATTTAAGATTAAAGAATATTATTTTTATACTAATTGGCTCGGGTATTTTTGGATTTGGTCTTGTTCATTTTAATATTCAAAACAATTTAGCAGAAGGTGGATTTACAGGTATTACACTTTTGCTTTATTTTCTATTCAATTTTGATCCATCAATTTCTAACTTAATTCTAAATATACCATTATTTTTTATAGGCTGGCGTGTATTGGGTAAAACATCCTTCATCTACACGGTTATCGGAACAGTCAGTTTGTCCGTTTTTTTATGGATTTTTCAACGCTTTCAAATTAATATGCCATTAAATGACGATCTAACTCTTGCGGCACTATTTGCTGGAGTTTCCTTAGGTATTGGTTTAGGTACAATATTTCGGTATGGAGGAACAACAGGTGGAGTAGATATCATTGCCAGATTAGCTCATCGTTACATAGGCTGGAGTATGGGGAAGACGATGTTTTTATTTGACCTTTGTGTAATAACTATTTCCTGGATTGCTTATCTTTCCTATAAAGAAGCAATGTACACACTTGTGGCTGTATTTGTAGGTGCACGTGTGATCGATTTTATGCAAGAAGGAGCATATGCTGCAAAAGGAGCTACAATTATCTCAAATTACCCTGACGAAATTTCTTCTAGGATTATGAAGGAAATGGATCGTGGGGTAACAATATTGAAAGGACAAGGTTCTTTCTCAAAGCAAGATCGAAATGTTCTTTATTGTGTTGTAGGCAAAAATGAAATTGTCCGCTTAAAAAATGTTATTACTTCCGTCGATCCTCATGCCTTTGTAGCCGTAAGTGATGTTCATGATGTTTTAGGAGAAGGATTTACATTAGATGAAAATAAAAAGCCGATTTCAAGATAG
- the ypjB gene encoding sporulation protein YpjB — translation MKKLLLTIIIGMLLFHIKPAFAAETYDWKSLNKISDTALQLAKQERFEESAQLLNYFTVKFEEIPIDRNVISLDHYRTITNTQETAQDLLLNEKVSTIEKVRSLTKFRLVVDAMVSEHQPLWGSMETSIMETFSQMKSDVEQGDKESFQHDFNEFLSLYEVIYPSIQVDLDFQRIKRMDAHISVVEDRLFHEIPVTSRVKQLTVMEEELKAIFDRVKEDEADPSLLWVMISTGSVILLALSYSGWKKYRGEKEKQPKREKEKQ, via the coding sequence ATGAAGAAATTATTACTCACTATTATAATTGGTATGTTGCTGTTTCATATAAAACCAGCATTTGCAGCCGAAACATATGATTGGAAGTCTTTAAATAAAATTTCCGATACGGCCCTACAACTAGCTAAGCAAGAGCGCTTTGAAGAGTCTGCCCAATTACTTAATTACTTTACAGTTAAATTCGAAGAAATACCTATTGATCGAAATGTTATTTCTTTAGACCATTACCGTACCATAACTAATACACAAGAAACTGCTCAAGATCTATTGTTAAACGAAAAAGTAAGTACAATTGAGAAAGTCAGATCATTAACCAAATTTCGTTTAGTAGTTGATGCAATGGTTTCTGAGCATCAGCCATTATGGGGTTCGATGGAAACATCAATCATGGAAACATTTTCACAAATGAAAAGTGATGTTGAACAAGGTGATAAGGAGTCATTTCAACATGATTTTAACGAGTTTTTATCTCTTTATGAGGTAATTTATCCAAGCATCCAAGTTGACCTAGACTTTCAACGAATTAAGCGTATGGATGCCCATATATCGGTAGTTGAGGATCGGTTATTCCATGAAATACCAGTTACAAGTAGAGTGAAGCAACTTACTGTAATGGAGGAAGAGTTAAAAGCTATTTTTGATAGAGTGAAAGAAGATGAAGCAGATCCCTCATTACTTTGGGTTATGATATCAACAGGAAGTGTCATTTTATTAGCTCTATCATATTCTGGCTGGAAAAAGTACCGAGGAGAGAAAGAGAAGCAACCAAAACGTGAAAAAGAAAAGCAATAA
- a CDS encoding DUF1405 domain-containing protein produces MKWFQYLLGQKPIIFIMVLINFFGTVYGYYWYRYQLADTPAHFYIFVPDSPTASMFFLIVVAAFLMKKNLPLIEALAIVTLFKYGIWAVIMNLLVLLVNGSLSWEGYMLIASHFGMAIQGILYAPYYRFKAWHLIVAAIWTLHNDVIDYVFGMMPRYSMLMDYINQIGYMTFWLSLISIFLGYYFVIRKSSRKLQL; encoded by the coding sequence ATGAAATGGTTTCAATATTTATTAGGTCAAAAGCCGATTATTTTCATAATGGTACTTATTAATTTTTTTGGGACAGTTTATGGATACTATTGGTATAGGTATCAATTAGCTGATACTCCTGCCCATTTCTACATATTCGTTCCTGATAGTCCAACAGCAAGCATGTTCTTTTTAATCGTTGTGGCAGCTTTTTTAATGAAGAAAAATTTACCCTTGATTGAAGCCCTGGCTATTGTTACATTATTTAAATATGGTATTTGGGCTGTTATTATGAACCTTCTTGTTCTGTTAGTAAATGGCTCACTTTCATGGGAAGGATATATGTTAATTGCTTCTCACTTTGGTATGGCAATTCAAGGTATTCTTTATGCTCCATACTATCGCTTTAAAGCTTGGCACTTAATTGTTGCCGCGATATGGACCTTACATAATGATGTAATTGACTATGTGTTTGGGATGATGCCACGTTACAGCATGTTAATGGATTATATAAATCAAATTGGTTATATGACATTTTGGCTAAGTTTAATTTCCATTTTCCTAGGCTATTATTTTGTTATCAGAAAATCTTCTAGAAAACTTCAATTGTAA
- a CDS encoding menaquinol-cytochrome c reductase cytochrome b/c subunit has product MHRGKGMKFVGDSRISAERKPNIPKDYSEYPGKTEAFWPNFLLKEWLVGAVFLIGFLCLTVAHPSPLERVADPTDSGYIPLPDWYFLFLYQLLKYSFASGPYTVIGAIVIPGLAFGGLMLAPFLDRGPERRPAKRPIAVGMMILGIAATFFLTWESVVTHDWEAAAEQGKIKAEADIDKESEGYAIYQEQGCISCHGDNLEGGAAGKALVDNGLEPDKIADIAKNGQGSMPAGVFKGTDEELKIMSEFISGVTSK; this is encoded by the coding sequence ATGCATCGCGGAAAAGGTATGAAATTTGTCGGTGACTCTCGTATTTCAGCTGAGAGAAAACCAAACATTCCGAAGGATTATTCTGAATATCCTGGGAAAACAGAGGCATTCTGGCCAAACTTCCTTCTTAAGGAGTGGTTAGTAGGTGCTGTTTTCTTAATCGGTTTTTTATGTTTAACAGTAGCGCATCCATCACCACTTGAGCGTGTTGCAGATCCTACTGATTCAGGTTATATTCCATTACCAGACTGGTACTTCTTATTCTTATACCAATTATTAAAATACTCTTTTGCATCTGGTCCATACACAGTTATTGGGGCAATTGTTATTCCAGGACTTGCTTTTGGTGGATTAATGCTGGCACCATTTTTAGATCGTGGTCCTGAGCGTCGTCCTGCAAAGCGTCCTATCGCTGTAGGTATGATGATTCTTGGTATTGCAGCAACGTTTTTCCTTACTTGGGAATCTGTTGTTACACATGACTGGGAAGCAGCAGCTGAACAAGGGAAAATTAAAGCTGAAGCAGACATTGATAAAGAATCTGAAGGATATGCTATTTACCAAGAGCAAGGCTGTATTTCATGTCATGGTGATAATCTAGAAGGTGGAGCTGCAGGTAAGGCTCTTGTTGATAACGGATTAGAACCAGATAAAATTGCAGACATTGCGAAAAATGGTCAAGGTAGTATGCCTGCAGGGGTCTTTAAAGGTACTGACGAAGAATTAAAAATTATGTCAGAGTTTATCTCTGGTGTTACGTCTAAATAA
- the qcrB gene encoding menaquinol-cytochrome c reductase cytochrome b subunit — MLNKIYDWVDERLDITPMWRDIADHEVPEHVNPAHHFSAFVYCFGGLTFFVTVIQVLSGMFLTMYYVPDIKNAWESVFYLQNEVAFGQIVRGMHHWGASLVIVMMFLHTLRVFFQGAYKKPRELNWVVGVLIFFVMLGLGLTGYLLPWDMKALFATKVTLQIAESVPLIGPTVKTLLSGHPEIVGAQTLTRFFAIHVFFLPAALFGLMAAHFVMIRKQGISGPL; from the coding sequence TTGCTTAACAAAATTTATGATTGGGTTGACGAACGTTTAGATATTACGCCTATGTGGCGCGATATTGCTGACCATGAAGTTCCTGAACACGTAAACCCTGCACACCATTTTTCTGCCTTTGTATATTGCTTCGGCGGATTAACATTCTTTGTTACAGTTATCCAAGTTTTATCTGGTATGTTTCTAACAATGTACTATGTTCCGGATATTAAAAATGCTTGGGAATCTGTATTCTACTTACAAAACGAAGTGGCATTCGGACAAATTGTACGTGGTATGCATCACTGGGGAGCTAGTCTTGTTATCGTTATGATGTTCCTACATACACTACGTGTCTTTTTCCAAGGTGCTTATAAAAAACCACGTGAATTAAACTGGGTAGTAGGCGTACTTATTTTCTTTGTTATGCTTGGTCTTGGTTTAACAGGTTATTTATTACCTTGGGATATGAAAGCTCTATTTGCAACAAAAGTTACTCTGCAAATTGCAGAATCAGTACCACTTATCGGACCAACGGTTAAGACATTGCTTTCTGGACATCCGGAAATTGTAGGTGCTCAAACACTTACTCGTTTCTTTGCAATCCATGTCTTTTTCTTACCGGCTGCTCTATTTGGTTTAATGGCAGCACACTTTGTGATGATACGTAAACAAGGTATTTCTGGTCCTCTATAA
- a CDS encoding QcrA and Rieske domain-containing protein — MSEKKHRVSRRQFLNYTLTGVGGFMAAGMLMPMVRFALDPVLRPAEETDLVQVVKVDEITEEPQRFDFKIKQKDAWYESEETKSAWVFKEGDKITALSPICKHLGCTVGWNNDPSNPNKFFCPCHYGLYEKDGTNVPGTPPLAPLDVYVHEVKDGYLFLGKAKPRGEA, encoded by the coding sequence ATGAGCGAGAAAAAACATCGAGTTTCTAGACGTCAATTCTTAAACTACACGCTTACTGGTGTAGGCGGTTTCATGGCTGCAGGTATGCTTATGCCAATGGTTCGCTTCGCACTTGACCCTGTGCTCCGACCAGCAGAGGAAACAGACCTAGTTCAAGTTGTAAAGGTTGACGAAATAACGGAAGAACCTCAACGCTTTGACTTTAAAATCAAACAAAAAGATGCTTGGTACGAATCAGAAGAAACAAAATCAGCTTGGGTTTTTAAAGAAGGTGACAAAATTACGGCTTTATCACCAATCTGTAAGCATTTAGGCTGTACTGTCGGTTGGAACAATGATCCTTCAAATCCGAACAAATTTTTCTGTCCGTGTCACTACGGGCTATATGAAAAAGACGGCACAAATGTTCCAGGAACACCGCCTCTTGCACCACTTGATGTATACGTACATGAAGTAAAAGACGGCTATTTATTCTTAGGTAAAGCAAAACCACGAGGGGAGGCGTAA
- a CDS encoding YpiF family protein produces MKWNSSDVDLYNQSKEYIDTAIIPLISVSVDSDFKHTVSKGEFISLVSTELERQLKGRVFLFPSFSYLKNSSTVVEDLSKWGEELQKEFKHVIFLTSDEKLKDKGGDDQNGQLIWLPSMPLEHMDDQLKRKLLQDQIEQILNILLQSWNKS; encoded by the coding sequence TTGAAGTGGAATTCAAGTGATGTAGATTTATATAATCAATCAAAAGAGTACATTGATACGGCCATTATCCCATTAATATCAGTTTCAGTAGATTCAGATTTTAAACACACCGTATCTAAAGGAGAATTTATTAGTCTTGTTAGTACTGAATTAGAAAGACAATTGAAAGGCAGAGTGTTTCTCTTTCCTAGTTTTTCATATCTTAAAAACTCATCTACTGTTGTTGAGGATTTATCGAAGTGGGGAGAGGAGTTACAAAAGGAATTTAAACATGTAATTTTCCTAACTAGCGATGAAAAATTAAAAGATAAAGGAGGGGATGATCAAAATGGACAACTTATTTGGCTCCCTTCTATGCCATTGGAACACATGGATGATCAGTTAAAAAGGAAGCTCTTACAAGACCAAATCGAACAAATTTTGAACATTTTATTACAATCTTGGAATAAATCATAA
- a CDS encoding ReoY family proteolytic degradation factor yields MVAPVSVHEKKDFIRWFLNHYQLKRRECVWILNYLMSHDTLMEKVHFVEQAQYCPRGIIMSTHCVEEVPFRFYKENVMTTDAEKSFHDIRLNKEEELFIQLNFRSSYQSPQYAAVLESNPYMPEHLNENEKDREIAEKVLEHSIQSFQKEKLLKLIDEALDRQDKESFQRLTYQLNQLNSK; encoded by the coding sequence ATGGTGGCCCCTGTATCTGTCCATGAAAAGAAAGACTTCATCAGGTGGTTTTTAAACCATTATCAACTAAAGAGAAGAGAATGTGTGTGGATCTTAAATTATTTAATGAGTCATGACACTCTAATGGAAAAAGTACATTTTGTTGAGCAAGCTCAATATTGTCCAAGAGGAATTATTATGTCAACTCACTGTGTTGAAGAAGTGCCATTTCGCTTTTACAAAGAGAATGTCATGACAACTGATGCAGAAAAATCGTTTCATGATATTCGATTAAATAAAGAGGAAGAGCTTTTTATTCAACTAAATTTCAGATCTTCTTACCAATCACCACAATATGCAGCAGTTCTTGAGTCAAATCCTTATATGCCTGAGCATTTAAATGAAAATGAAAAAGACCGGGAAATTGCGGAGAAAGTTCTTGAACATTCTATCCAAAGCTTTCAAAAAGAAAAACTTCTAAAATTAATTGATGAGGCATTGGATCGACAAGACAAAGAGAGCTTTCAAAGGTTAACTTATCAATTAAATCAATTAAACAGTAAGTAG
- a CDS encoding tetratricopeptide repeat protein, with protein sequence MFNQVLTEAINLVNKGQTEEGLNLLENITPTLHDEEKLHLADQYYQWGIVDRAHEMVEELHFLYPEETQVTLFLAELKLDLENEEEAIDLLNTITNDNESYPQALLLLADLYQMQGLAEVSEQKLKEAKLLLPQEPILDFALGELYFHQGKYKQAIPYFEMLVNEHTTVSGVNIHQRLAECLSANGEFEDAMEHYKEAIDIQEDADTLFGYGFTAFQGGFYKTSIQQFLALKEADPYYTSLYLYLAKAYEHEELLQESLETVQEGIKVDEYNKDLFLFGGKVAIKSGQMEEAEQLLRESLAIDPGHIEAAITLSHIFLQDERYDDVIDLINESKRYGEEDPQFEWNLARAYHQKEEYTQALNHYQLAYNFFKEQRDFLQEYGYFLLEEGLREQAKNIFKELLKQDPSNVEYGEILLQLEDEF encoded by the coding sequence ATGTTTAACCAAGTATTAACCGAAGCAATTAATCTTGTAAATAAGGGTCAAACTGAAGAAGGATTAAACTTATTAGAAAATATAACACCTACTCTACATGATGAGGAAAAACTGCATTTAGCTGATCAATATTATCAATGGGGTATTGTCGACCGTGCACATGAAATGGTTGAAGAACTTCATTTCCTTTATCCCGAGGAAACACAAGTAACCTTGTTTTTAGCTGAACTAAAATTAGATTTAGAAAATGAGGAAGAAGCCATTGATTTGCTTAACACGATCACGAATGATAATGAGTCCTATCCACAGGCACTTCTTTTATTGGCAGATTTGTATCAAATGCAAGGACTAGCAGAAGTAAGTGAACAAAAGCTAAAAGAAGCTAAGCTGTTATTACCGCAGGAGCCTATTCTTGATTTTGCTCTTGGAGAACTTTATTTTCATCAGGGTAAGTACAAGCAAGCAATTCCTTACTTCGAAATGCTTGTAAACGAACATACTACAGTTTCGGGCGTTAATATTCATCAAAGGCTGGCAGAATGTTTAAGCGCAAATGGTGAATTTGAGGATGCCATGGAGCATTATAAGGAAGCTATAGACATACAGGAAGATGCAGATACTCTTTTTGGATATGGCTTTACAGCTTTTCAAGGAGGCTTTTACAAAACTTCTATTCAACAATTCCTTGCACTAAAGGAAGCCGATCCATATTATACATCATTATATTTATACTTAGCGAAAGCTTATGAACATGAAGAATTATTACAAGAAAGCTTAGAAACTGTACAAGAAGGAATAAAGGTAGATGAGTATAATAAAGATCTTTTCTTATTTGGAGGAAAAGTAGCTATAAAATCTGGTCAAATGGAAGAGGCTGAACAATTATTACGTGAATCTCTTGCTATCGACCCTGGACATATTGAAGCAGCGATTACACTGTCACATATCTTTCTTCAAGACGAAAGATATGATGATGTGATTGACCTTATAAATGAAAGTAAACGATATGGAGAAGAAGACCCACAGTTTGAATGGAATTTAGCACGAGCTTATCATCAAAAAGAAGAGTATACACAGGCATTAAACCATTATCAACTTGCATATAATTTTTTCAAGGAACAACGAGATTTTTTACAGGAATATGGATACTTCTTATTAGAAGAAGGTCTAAGAGAACAAGCGAAGAATATTTTTAAGGAATTATTAAAGCAAGATCCTTCAAATGTCGAATACGGTGAGATTTTGCTACAATTAGAAGATGAGTTTTAA
- the aroA gene encoding 3-phosphoshikimate 1-carboxyvinyltransferase, whose product MSEVQRLSKVTSLTGSINIPGDKSISHRAVMFGAIANGKTEISNFLMGADCLSTVSCFKKMGVSIDVSKDLVTVEGKGLDGLQEPSDILDVGNSGTTTRLMMGILAGTPFHSCIIGDESIAKRPMSRVTKPLTMMGANIDGRENGQYTPISIRGGSLKGIQYDSPVASAQVKSAILLAGLNTVGEETTVTEPHKSRDHTERMLRAFGVDVKEDERSATVRGGQTLQATNIFVPGDISSAAFFLVAGAIVPNSEIRLKNVGVNPTRTGILDVLEMMGATMEIIPSKEETFEPVADIIIKTSSLKGTTISGDLIPKLIDEIPVIALLATQAEGETIIKDASELKVKETNRIDTVVGELTKIGAAIKATDDGMIITGKTNLKGNATVSSHGDHRIGMMLAIASCITEEPIELLNAESIDVSYPNFFDHLTGLSK is encoded by the coding sequence ATGTCAGAAGTTCAAAGATTATCAAAAGTTACTAGTTTAACTGGCTCAATTAACATACCTGGTGATAAATCTATTTCACACCGAGCTGTTATGTTCGGAGCTATCGCTAACGGAAAAACCGAAATTTCAAACTTTCTAATGGGTGCGGACTGCCTAAGTACGGTTTCTTGTTTTAAGAAAATGGGTGTATCAATTGATGTATCAAAAGACCTTGTTACAGTTGAAGGAAAGGGGTTGGATGGTTTACAAGAACCATCTGATATATTAGATGTTGGTAACTCTGGAACAACAACTAGACTAATGATGGGGATATTAGCAGGGACTCCGTTTCATTCTTGTATTATTGGGGATGAATCAATTGCTAAAAGACCAATGTCGAGAGTAACAAAACCTCTGACAATGATGGGAGCAAATATTGATGGAAGAGAAAATGGTCAATATACCCCTATTTCAATTAGAGGTGGCAGTCTAAAAGGTATTCAATATGACTCCCCAGTAGCAAGTGCACAAGTTAAATCTGCCATCCTTTTGGCCGGATTAAACACAGTTGGTGAAGAAACAACTGTAACTGAGCCACATAAATCAAGAGATCATACGGAAAGAATGCTACGAGCTTTCGGGGTTGATGTAAAGGAAGATGAAAGATCAGCAACCGTTCGTGGTGGTCAAACTTTACAAGCAACAAATATTTTTGTTCCAGGTGATATTTCTTCAGCTGCATTCTTCCTTGTAGCTGGTGCCATCGTTCCAAACAGTGAAATTCGTTTGAAGAACGTTGGGGTTAATCCTACAAGAACAGGTATCCTTGATGTTTTAGAAATGATGGGTGCCACAATGGAGATCATACCAAGCAAAGAAGAAACCTTTGAGCCAGTGGCAGATATCATTATAAAAACATCTTCTCTAAAGGGAACAACCATAAGTGGTGATTTAATTCCAAAACTAATAGACGAAATTCCTGTTATCGCCTTGTTAGCAACTCAAGCTGAGGGAGAAACGATTATTAAGGATGCAAGTGAGCTTAAAGTTAAAGAAACAAATCGTATTGATACAGTTGTAGGTGAGTTGACAAAAATAGGAGCTGCAATAAAAGCTACTGACGACGGAATGATTATTACTGGCAAAACAAACTTAAAGGGAAATGCGACAGTTTCAAGTCATGGTGACCATCGAATTGGTATGATGCTTGCTATTGCGTCTTGTATAACGGAAGAGCCGATTGAACTATTAAATGCAGAGTCAATCGACGTTTCTTATCCTAACTTTTTTGATCATTTAACTGGCTTAAGCAAATAA